From a single Microbacterium terrisoli genomic region:
- a CDS encoding formimidoylglutamate deiminase — MSALTSAHATAALMGGAFTADVRITAQDGMITALAVGAEAQPGDTRLGVVAPGFVNAHSHAFHRLLRGRTHGGGGDFWVWREQMYRAAQSLTPEIYRALAEQVFAEMRDAGCTAVGEFHYVHHRPDGTPYAGHAMELALADAAVAAGIRLVLLDTCYLRGGVGLDLSERQRRFGDADVHAWLERWHSLHDAIAGDPHRRGLVTVGAAVHSVRAVTPDDLAVVARELPAAVPLHVHLSEQTAENDACLRAYGVTPTGLLAEHGLLRPDLAAVHATHLTDADIALLGEAGASIVMCPTTEADLGDGIGPAPELRAAGATLSIGSDQHAVIDPFEEVARLELDQRLRAQKRGIFTPAQLWHAGSSGGARALGLSGARALGLSGARQDEAGLRVGDPFDVVEIDAETTRTRGADLLQLPLVARASDVTATIVAGSLTRKGAAPSGLTRKGVA; from the coding sequence ATGAGCGCGCTCACGTCGGCGCACGCCACCGCCGCGTTGATGGGCGGCGCGTTCACGGCCGACGTGCGGATCACCGCGCAGGACGGGATGATCACCGCGCTCGCCGTCGGCGCCGAAGCGCAGCCGGGCGACACGCGGCTCGGAGTGGTCGCACCGGGGTTCGTCAACGCGCATTCGCACGCGTTCCACCGTCTGCTGCGCGGGCGCACGCATGGCGGGGGCGGCGATTTCTGGGTGTGGCGCGAGCAGATGTACCGCGCGGCGCAGTCCCTCACGCCCGAGATCTATCGCGCGCTGGCCGAGCAGGTGTTCGCCGAGATGCGGGATGCCGGCTGCACGGCGGTGGGGGAGTTCCATTACGTGCACCACCGGCCCGACGGCACGCCGTATGCCGGCCACGCGATGGAGCTCGCGCTCGCCGACGCAGCGGTGGCCGCAGGCATCCGTCTCGTGCTGCTGGACACGTGCTACCTGCGCGGCGGCGTGGGCCTGGACCTGTCCGAGCGTCAGCGGCGCTTCGGCGACGCCGACGTGCACGCCTGGCTCGAGCGCTGGCACTCGCTGCACGACGCGATCGCGGGCGATCCGCACCGGCGTGGGCTGGTGACGGTCGGGGCAGCGGTGCATTCGGTGCGGGCGGTCACGCCCGACGACCTCGCCGTGGTCGCCCGGGAGCTGCCCGCAGCCGTGCCGCTGCATGTGCATCTGTCGGAGCAGACCGCCGAGAACGACGCGTGCCTTCGGGCCTACGGTGTGACCCCGACGGGTCTGCTGGCCGAGCACGGCCTGCTGCGGCCGGACCTTGCCGCCGTGCATGCGACGCACCTGACCGACGCCGACATCGCCCTGCTGGGCGAAGCAGGCGCCTCCATCGTGATGTGTCCGACGACCGAAGCCGACCTCGGCGACGGCATCGGGCCGGCCCCCGAACTGCGCGCGGCAGGGGCCACCCTGTCGATCGGATCGGACCAGCACGCCGTCATCGACCCCTTCGAAGAGGTCGCCCGCCTCGAGCTCGACCAGCGCCTGCGCGCACAGAAGCGCGGCATCTTCACGCCCGCGCAGCTGTGGCACGCGGGCAGTTCCGGCGGGGCGCGGGCGCTGGGTCTGTCGGGTGCGCGGGCGCTGGGTCTGTCGGGTGCGCGGCAGGATGAGGCGGGCCTGCGCGTGGGCGACCCGTTCGACGTCGTCGAGATCGATGCCGAGACGACGCGCACCCGGGGCGCCGACCTGCTGCAGCTGCCGCTGGTGGCCCGCGCGTCGGACGTGACCGCGACGATCGTGGCGGGTAGTCTCACCCGCAAGGGCGCAGCCCCCTCGGGCCTCACCCGGAAGGGCGTCGCATGA
- a CDS encoding allantoate amidohydrolase, with the protein MTVAGRLAEIADLGRDAERSGYSRHLFDASDPPLRAWFGSSAEALGLLVEEDDDANLWAWWMPQPGAVRHDAIATGSHLDSVPGGGAFDGPLGVASAFEAVAQLRADGFVPVRPIVVCAFAEEEGSRFGLPCLGTRLLTGAADAASALARADAAGVTLEQAWRDSGRDPERVGPDPERLGRLAAFVELHVEQGRDLEDRGLPVSTASAIIPHGRWRLTITGEGNHAGTTTMDLRADPVVAFAGAVQAVREVAASRMPGARGTIGKAQIIPGGTNVIASRVIAWMDLRAFTDDDVREQYALTLQRMRAAVQAEGCTLDVHEESFSARVDFDDELTARVTAALQPEFGQVPAIPTGAGHDAGILSAVLPTAMIFVRNPTGVSHAPGEDARDGDCEAGARALAATLRMLAGSA; encoded by the coding sequence ATGACGGTTGCCGGTCGCCTCGCCGAGATCGCCGATCTCGGACGCGACGCCGAGCGCAGCGGGTACTCCCGCCACCTCTTCGACGCGTCCGACCCGCCGCTGCGAGCGTGGTTCGGCAGCAGTGCCGAGGCACTCGGACTGCTGGTCGAAGAGGACGACGACGCGAATCTCTGGGCGTGGTGGATGCCGCAGCCCGGGGCCGTGCGCCACGACGCGATCGCGACCGGCAGCCATCTGGACTCCGTCCCCGGCGGCGGCGCATTCGACGGCCCGTTGGGCGTCGCCAGCGCGTTCGAGGCCGTTGCGCAGCTGCGAGCAGACGGCTTCGTCCCGGTTCGGCCCATCGTCGTGTGCGCGTTCGCCGAAGAGGAGGGCTCCCGGTTCGGCCTGCCGTGCCTGGGCACCCGGCTGCTCACCGGCGCCGCCGACGCGGCATCCGCTCTGGCGCGTGCCGACGCTGCGGGTGTGACCCTTGAGCAGGCGTGGCGCGACTCGGGGCGCGACCCCGAACGGGTCGGGCCCGACCCCGAGCGTCTCGGGCGCCTCGCCGCGTTCGTCGAGCTGCACGTCGAGCAGGGCCGCGACCTCGAGGACCGGGGACTTCCTGTCTCGACGGCGTCGGCGATCATCCCGCACGGCCGCTGGCGTCTGACGATCACCGGCGAGGGCAACCACGCCGGCACCACGACGATGGACCTGCGTGCAGACCCGGTCGTTGCCTTCGCCGGTGCCGTGCAGGCGGTGCGCGAGGTCGCCGCATCCCGGATGCCGGGCGCGCGCGGCACGATCGGCAAAGCGCAGATCATCCCGGGCGGCACCAACGTGATCGCCTCGCGCGTGATCGCGTGGATGGATCTGCGCGCCTTCACCGACGACGACGTGCGCGAGCAGTACGCGCTGACTCTTCAGCGGATGCGCGCAGCAGTGCAGGCCGAAGGGTGCACGCTCGACGTGCACGAAGAGTCGTTCAGCGCCCGCGTCGACTTCGACGACGAGCTCACCGCCCGCGTCACCGCAGCGCTGCAGCCCGAGTTCGGACAGGTTCCTGCCATCCCGACCGGAGCCGGCCATGACGCCGGCATCCTGTCGGCAGTGCTGCCCACGGCGATGATCTTCGTGCGCAACCCCACCGGCGTCTCGCATGCACCGGGCGAAGACGCGCGCGACGGGGACTGCGAAGCAGGCGCCCGCGCGCTGGCGGCGACGCTGCGGATGCTGGCGGGGTCGGCATGA
- the hutH gene encoding histidine ammonia-lyase, with protein MVTPVLDTVIVGASPLSPAQVVAVARHGAHVQIDPGAQARVVEARALVERLADDPVPHYGISTGFGALATTFIAADRRRQLQESLIRSHAAGTGAEVEAEVVRALQVLRLQTLATGHTGVRPEVVDTYAALLNAGIVPVVREYGSLGCSGDLAPLAHIALATMGEGQVRVDGDLMDAAAALAAASLTPLVLAEKEGLALINGTDGMLGMLLMAIADLDMLLDTADAAAAISIESQLGTDAVFAADLMALRPQVGQATSAQNLRTLLNASPMVASHKGPGDGRVQDAYSLRCSPQVHGAARDTVDHARMIAGRELQAAVDNPVITSDGRVESNGNFHGAPVAYVLDFLAIAVADVASISERRTDRALDPARSHGLPPFLADEVGVDSGLMIAQYASAGIVSELKRLAVPASVDSIPSSAMQEDHVSMGWSAARKLRRAIDGLARVLAVEVITGSRALDLRAPLQAGPGTGAVRDLLRSSGVAGPGHDRFVSPDIEAVTALVLSGAVRDAAYAQR; from the coding sequence ATGGTCACCCCCGTACTCGACACCGTCATCGTCGGCGCCTCGCCGCTGTCTCCCGCCCAGGTCGTCGCGGTCGCCCGCCACGGCGCGCACGTGCAGATCGATCCCGGGGCCCAGGCACGGGTGGTCGAGGCTCGCGCCCTGGTCGAGCGACTCGCCGATGACCCGGTGCCGCATTACGGCATCTCCACCGGGTTCGGAGCGCTGGCCACGACCTTCATCGCCGCCGACCGGCGCCGCCAGCTGCAAGAGAGCCTGATCCGCTCGCACGCCGCCGGCACCGGCGCCGAGGTCGAGGCCGAGGTCGTGCGCGCACTGCAGGTGCTGCGCCTGCAGACCCTGGCCACCGGCCACACCGGCGTGCGCCCCGAGGTCGTCGACACCTATGCGGCGCTGCTGAACGCCGGCATCGTGCCGGTGGTCCGCGAATACGGGTCGCTCGGCTGCTCGGGCGATCTCGCCCCGCTCGCGCACATCGCGCTGGCCACGATGGGCGAGGGCCAGGTGCGGGTGGACGGTGACCTCATGGATGCCGCAGCCGCGCTGGCAGCGGCATCCCTCACGCCGTTGGTCCTGGCCGAGAAAGAAGGACTCGCCCTGATCAACGGCACCGACGGCATGCTCGGCATGCTGCTGATGGCGATCGCCGATCTGGACATGCTGCTGGACACGGCCGACGCCGCCGCCGCCATCTCGATCGAGAGCCAGCTGGGCACCGACGCCGTGTTCGCCGCCGACCTGATGGCGCTGCGCCCGCAGGTCGGGCAGGCCACGAGCGCCCAGAACCTGCGGACACTGCTGAACGCGTCGCCGATGGTCGCCAGCCACAAGGGCCCCGGCGACGGCCGGGTGCAGGACGCCTACTCGCTGCGCTGTTCGCCGCAGGTGCACGGCGCCGCCCGCGACACCGTCGACCACGCGCGCATGATCGCCGGCCGCGAGCTGCAGGCAGCCGTCGACAACCCCGTGATCACCTCGGACGGCCGCGTCGAATCCAACGGCAACTTCCACGGCGCGCCCGTGGCGTACGTGCTCGACTTCCTCGCCATCGCCGTCGCCGACGTCGCCAGCATCTCGGAGCGGCGCACCGACCGGGCTCTGGACCCCGCACGCAGCCACGGGCTGCCGCCGTTCCTGGCCGACGAGGTGGGCGTGGACTCGGGCCTGATGATCGCGCAGTACGCCTCGGCGGGCATCGTCTCGGAGCTCAAGCGCCTGGCGGTGCCGGCATCCGTCGATTCGATCCCGTCGTCGGCGATGCAGGAGGACCACGTGTCGATGGGCTGGTCGGCCGCGCGCAAGCTGCGCCGCGCGATCGACGGGCTGGCCCGTGTGCTGGCCGTCGAGGTCATCACCGGGTCGCGCGCGCTCGATCTGCGCGCTCCGCTGCAGGCGGGCCCCGGCACAGGCGCCGTCCGCGACCTGCTGCGCAGCAGCGGCGTCGCCGGCCCCGGCCACGACCGGTTCGTCAGCCCCGACATCGAGGCCGTGACCGCACTCGTGCTCTCGGGCGCCGTCCGCGACGCCGCATACGCACAGCGCTGA
- the hutI gene encoding imidazolonepropionase: MTTPATLLTNIGELTTNVAHGDDLCGTLTDAAVLMEGTRIAWVGSVASAPSVQNVIDARGHAVIPGFVDSHSHLVFGGERSAEFAARMAGQPYSAGGIRTTVAATRAATDDELRRRLAGLMTELHAQGTTTVEIKTGYGLTVHDEARLARLAAEVTAEVTYLGAHVVPAEYADARDEYVDLVCGPMLAACAPHAKWVDVFCETGAFTADESRRILEAGIARGLVPRVHGNQLGDGPGVQLAVALGAASVDHCTFLSDDDVAALAASDTVATLLPGVEFATRHPYPDARRLIDAGVTVAIACDCNPGSNFSSSMPLMIALAVREMRMTVPEAIWAATAGGARALRRDDIGVLAVGKRADLVVLDAPSRTYLAYRAGVPQVDSVYKDGVQVG; encoded by the coding sequence ATGACAACCCCCGCCACACTCCTCACGAACATCGGCGAGCTCACCACGAACGTGGCCCACGGAGACGATCTGTGCGGCACTCTCACCGATGCCGCCGTCCTGATGGAGGGCACGCGCATCGCATGGGTGGGGTCGGTGGCATCGGCCCCCTCGGTGCAGAACGTGATCGATGCGCGCGGGCACGCGGTCATCCCCGGCTTCGTCGACAGCCACAGCCACCTCGTCTTCGGCGGGGAGCGTTCGGCCGAGTTCGCCGCACGAATGGCCGGCCAACCGTATTCCGCCGGTGGCATACGCACGACGGTGGCCGCGACCCGGGCGGCGACCGACGACGAGCTGCGCCGGCGCCTGGCCGGGCTGATGACCGAGTTGCACGCGCAGGGCACCACCACGGTCGAGATCAAGACCGGCTACGGCCTGACCGTGCACGATGAGGCGCGCCTGGCGCGCCTGGCAGCCGAAGTCACCGCCGAGGTCACCTACCTGGGCGCGCACGTGGTGCCCGCCGAGTACGCCGACGCACGGGACGAATACGTCGATCTCGTGTGCGGTCCGATGCTGGCCGCCTGCGCACCGCACGCGAAGTGGGTGGACGTGTTCTGCGAGACCGGCGCGTTCACCGCCGATGAGTCGCGACGCATCCTCGAGGCCGGCATCGCCCGCGGTCTGGTGCCGCGCGTGCACGGCAACCAGCTCGGTGACGGACCCGGTGTGCAGCTGGCCGTCGCGCTGGGCGCGGCATCCGTCGATCACTGCACGTTTCTTTCGGATGACGATGTCGCAGCACTCGCCGCGTCCGACACCGTCGCGACGCTGCTGCCCGGCGTGGAGTTCGCGACCCGCCACCCGTACCCCGACGCGCGGCGCCTCATCGACGCGGGCGTGACCGTCGCCATCGCGTGCGACTGCAACCCCGGGTCGAACTTCTCCAGCTCGATGCCGCTGATGATCGCCCTGGCCGTGCGCGAGATGAGGATGACGGTGCCCGAGGCGATCTGGGCCGCCACCGCCGGCGGTGCCCGGGCCCTCCGCCGTGACGACATCGGCGTCTTGGCGGTGGGCAAGCGCGCCGACCTCGTGGTGCTGGATGCTCCCAGCCGCACGTATCTCGCCTACCGCGCAGGAGTGCCGCAGGTCGACAGCGTCTACAAGGACGGCGTGCAGGTCGGCTGA
- a CDS encoding SixA phosphatase family protein, producing MVSLALVRHAKSDWGDPEIADHDRPLNARGLRDAPAMAARVTATGWRPDVIVASTALRARTTAEAFGAALGVAVDLDDDLYGAPADALLERAARTGAAAVMVVAHDPGMTVLASRLSGQAIAHMPTCAVATFTWDADWDVATAVDPASFTFQAPRA from the coding sequence ATGGTCTCTCTCGCGCTCGTGCGTCATGCCAAATCTGACTGGGGCGACCCCGAGATCGCCGATCACGACCGGCCGCTGAACGCGCGCGGGCTGCGCGATGCGCCTGCGATGGCCGCCCGGGTCACGGCGACCGGCTGGCGTCCTGACGTGATCGTGGCCAGCACCGCACTGCGCGCGCGCACCACCGCTGAGGCGTTCGGCGCGGCGCTGGGTGTCGCCGTCGACCTGGACGACGACCTGTACGGCGCTCCGGCCGACGCGCTCCTGGAGCGGGCCGCCCGCACCGGGGCCGCCGCCGTCATGGTCGTCGCGCACGACCCGGGCATGACCGTGCTGGCGTCGCGGTTGTCGGGCCAGGCGATCGCGCACATGCCGACGTGCGCCGTCGCGACGTTCACGTGGGACGCCGACTGGGATGTCGCGACCGCGGTGGATCCGGCATCCTTCACCTTCCAGGCGCCGCGCGCATGA
- a CDS encoding ABC transporter ATP-binding protein: MSALFRPRRRRSPGSTAEPVLVARRAGYTIDDQILLDPVDLSIVPGECIAVRGENGAGKTTLLRLLAGHARPTSGTVLFRGGTVDERRAEVRAHISTVIGPPDVYPDLTVREQLRLIATSWRMPHPEADAKVDAVLAALELAHLSARFAHELSSGQTQLYHLACAFTRPFDVLILDEPEQRLDPDRRAVLAGVLRGVRQQGAAIVFATHDPRLAQSVADRSLRLEPGL; the protein is encoded by the coding sequence ATGTCTGCGCTCTTCCGTCCTCGTCGTCGCCGTTCGCCCGGAAGCACCGCCGAGCCGGTGCTCGTCGCCCGCCGGGCCGGATATACGATCGATGATCAGATCCTGCTGGATCCCGTCGATCTGTCGATCGTGCCGGGGGAGTGCATCGCCGTGCGCGGCGAGAACGGCGCGGGCAAGACGACGCTGCTGCGGCTGCTCGCCGGCCACGCGCGCCCCACCTCGGGCACGGTGCTGTTCCGCGGTGGCACGGTCGACGAGCGCCGTGCCGAGGTGCGCGCCCACATCAGCACCGTGATCGGCCCGCCCGACGTCTACCCCGACCTCACCGTGCGTGAGCAGCTGCGGCTGATCGCGACGTCGTGGCGGATGCCTCACCCCGAGGCCGACGCGAAAGTGGACGCCGTGCTGGCAGCGCTGGAACTCGCGCACCTGTCCGCGCGGTTCGCGCACGAACTGTCGTCGGGCCAGACGCAGCTGTACCACCTGGCGTGTGCGTTCACTCGTCCGTTCGATGTGCTGATCCTCGACGAACCCGAGCAGCGGCTCGATCCCGACCGTCGCGCGGTGCTCGCCGGCGTCCTGCGGGGCGTGCGCCAGCAGGGCGCGGCCATCGTGTTCGCCACGCACGACCCTCGCCTGGCTCAGAGCGTCGCCGACCGATCGCTGCGGCTGGAACCGGGGTTGTGA
- the hutU gene encoding urocanate hydratase, whose translation MSEPRVVRAERGNVRTAKSWGAEAAKRMLMNNLDPEVAEHPEDLVVYGGTGKAARTWEAYDAIVRTLDELEPDETLLVQSGKPVGVFRTHEWSPRVLIANSNLVGDWATWPEFRRLEQLGLIMYGQMTAGSWIYIGTQGILQGTYETFAAVARSLGKESLAGTLTLTAGAGGMGGAQPLAVTLNDGVVLIVDVDESRLARRVEHGYLDEYTTDLDAAVERVVAAKNAGEVLSVGVVGNAAEIFPELLRRGTPIDIVTDQTSAHDPLAYLPIGVSVDDWKAEAERDPEGFTIRSRESMAAHVSAMVAFKDAGAAVFDYGNSVRAEAKLGGCERAFEFPGFVPAYIRPQFEEGRGPFRWAALSGDPEDIYKTDRAIAELFPEDKALHRWLDKAREKVHFEGLPARICWLGYKERHLAGLTFNEMVASGELSAPIVIGRDHLDSGSVASPYRETEAMKDGSDAIADWPLLNALLNTASGASWVSLHHGGGVGIGRSIHAGQVTVADGSELAAQKLERVLTNDPGTGVMRHVDAGYERAKQVARERGLKIPMLSED comes from the coding sequence ATGAGTGAACCGCGAGTCGTCCGCGCCGAGCGCGGCAACGTGCGCACCGCCAAGAGCTGGGGCGCCGAAGCCGCCAAGCGCATGCTGATGAACAACCTCGACCCCGAGGTCGCCGAGCATCCCGAAGACCTCGTCGTCTACGGCGGCACGGGCAAGGCCGCCCGCACCTGGGAGGCGTATGACGCGATCGTGCGCACGCTCGACGAGCTCGAGCCCGACGAGACGCTGCTCGTGCAGTCGGGCAAGCCGGTCGGAGTGTTTCGCACGCACGAATGGTCTCCGCGCGTGCTGATCGCCAACTCGAACCTCGTGGGCGACTGGGCGACGTGGCCCGAGTTCCGCCGCCTCGAGCAGCTCGGACTGATCATGTACGGCCAGATGACCGCGGGCTCGTGGATCTACATCGGCACGCAGGGCATTCTGCAGGGCACCTACGAGACGTTCGCCGCGGTGGCCCGGTCACTGGGCAAGGAATCGCTGGCCGGCACCCTGACCCTGACCGCCGGCGCCGGCGGCATGGGCGGGGCGCAGCCGCTGGCGGTCACGCTCAACGACGGCGTCGTGCTCATCGTCGACGTCGATGAGTCGCGCCTGGCACGCCGCGTCGAGCACGGCTACCTCGACGAGTACACGACCGATCTCGACGCGGCCGTGGAGCGCGTGGTCGCGGCGAAGAACGCCGGTGAGGTGCTCTCGGTGGGTGTTGTCGGCAATGCCGCCGAGATCTTCCCCGAGCTGCTGCGCCGCGGCACGCCGATCGACATCGTCACCGACCAGACCAGCGCGCACGACCCGCTCGCGTACCTGCCGATCGGCGTCTCGGTGGACGACTGGAAGGCCGAGGCCGAGCGCGATCCCGAAGGCTTCACGATCCGGTCGCGCGAGTCGATGGCCGCACACGTGTCGGCCATGGTGGCATTCAAGGATGCCGGGGCCGCCGTGTTCGACTACGGCAACTCGGTCCGCGCCGAGGCGAAGCTGGGCGGATGCGAGAGGGCGTTCGAGTTCCCCGGCTTCGTGCCGGCCTACATCCGCCCGCAGTTCGAAGAGGGCCGTGGCCCCTTCCGCTGGGCGGCGCTGTCGGGCGACCCCGAAGACATCTACAAGACCGATCGGGCGATCGCCGAGCTCTTCCCCGAAGACAAGGCGCTGCATCGCTGGCTCGACAAGGCCCGCGAGAAGGTCCACTTCGAGGGACTGCCCGCCCGCATCTGCTGGCTCGGCTACAAGGAGCGGCACCTGGCGGGACTCACGTTCAACGAGATGGTCGCCTCGGGCGAACTGAGCGCGCCGATCGTGATCGGCCGCGACCACCTCGACTCCGGCTCGGTGGCCTCGCCGTACCGCGAGACCGAGGCCATGAAGGACGGCTCGGATGCGATCGCCGACTGGCCGTTGCTGAACGCCCTGCTGAACACCGCGTCGGGCGCGAGCTGGGTCTCGCTGCACCACGGCGGCGGCGTCGGCATCGGGCGGTCGATCCACGCCGGTCAGGTCACCGTCGCAGACGGGTCGGAGCTGGCCGCCCAGAAGCTCGAGCGGGTGCTGACCAATGACCCCGGCACCGGTGTCATGCGGCACGTCGACGCGGGCTACGAGCGCGCGAAGCAGGTGGCCCGCGAGCGGGGCCTGAAGATTCCGATGCTCTCGGAGGACTGA
- a CDS encoding HNH endonuclease signature motif containing protein: MDAASHGESPVVSALDGLIDSLGGARALAANAFATEMYFFANVADMVQQREEERAARQDTGAKVSASQLAMREIYAEIGAALRLSEFQVTARVNQAHTLAHKFYDTLRHASEGSLSPQHAQTIAEVGGDLGDDALRGEYERLALDMARELTPSQLRDALEAVVDRLDPEGTQERIRQAVARRGVRKRAAGPGVGQLIVTGPAAEIEGAYNRLRDIAAEVHADNEADVAEHAAAQAARDATEVPAADVAQTDAIEGAGEAAEGAGAPDGSGFVADERTRGQIMADVALDLLLTSAPDGHGTTEERRAGLGAIRATVTITIPAATLTTVGVGGAQLVGVGAIDDETARRLAGTSDTWYRFFIDPAIGVPVSVDKRHPCTAQKRLLRARDEHCRFPGCRRPAEKCDLDHTIAYQDGGPTALWNLGDFCKRHHTVKHHTDWHVQQLPGGVLRFTAPTRRTYITRPPGAVRFVPDDVRRAIRPPGYADSPVPEGEPAPF; the protein is encoded by the coding sequence GTGGACGCAGCATCGCACGGGGAGTCCCCGGTCGTGTCGGCGCTGGATGGGCTGATCGACAGTCTGGGCGGTGCGCGTGCCTTGGCCGCGAACGCGTTCGCGACGGAGATGTACTTCTTCGCGAACGTCGCCGACATGGTCCAGCAGCGGGAGGAAGAACGCGCGGCCCGGCAGGACACGGGCGCGAAGGTGTCCGCGTCGCAGTTGGCGATGCGGGAGATCTACGCGGAGATCGGCGCCGCGCTGCGGCTGTCCGAGTTCCAGGTGACGGCCCGGGTCAATCAAGCTCATACTCTGGCGCACAAGTTCTATGACACGTTGCGGCACGCCAGCGAGGGCAGCCTCTCGCCGCAGCATGCGCAGACCATCGCGGAGGTCGGTGGCGACCTGGGCGATGACGCTCTCCGCGGCGAGTATGAGCGTCTCGCGTTGGACATGGCCCGCGAGCTGACCCCGTCCCAGTTGCGGGATGCGCTCGAAGCGGTGGTCGACCGGTTGGATCCGGAGGGCACGCAGGAACGTATCCGGCAGGCCGTGGCCCGCCGCGGTGTCCGCAAGCGCGCGGCCGGGCCCGGGGTGGGGCAGTTGATCGTGACCGGTCCCGCCGCGGAGATCGAGGGCGCGTACAACCGGTTGCGTGACATCGCCGCCGAGGTCCACGCCGACAACGAGGCCGACGTCGCCGAGCACGCCGCCGCCCAGGCCGCACGTGACGCCACCGAGGTCCCCGCGGCCGACGTGGCGCAAACGGACGCGATCGAGGGTGCGGGCGAAGCCGCCGAGGGTGCGGGCGCGCCGGACGGGTCGGGTTTTGTGGCCGACGAGCGTACTCGGGGCCAGATCATGGCCGATGTGGCGTTGGATCTGTTGTTGACGTCCGCCCCGGACGGGCATGGGACCACCGAGGAACGCAGGGCCGGGCTGGGCGCGATCCGGGCGACGGTGACCATCACCATCCCTGCCGCGACCCTCACCACGGTCGGGGTCGGCGGCGCGCAGCTGGTGGGTGTGGGCGCCATTGATGACGAGACGGCACGGCGCCTGGCCGGCACGTCGGACACCTGGTACCGGTTCTTCATCGACCCGGCCATCGGAGTGCCGGTCAGCGTCGACAAGCGCCACCCTTGCACCGCGCAGAAACGGCTTCTGCGGGCACGGGACGAGCATTGTCGGTTCCCGGGCTGCCGACGCCCGGCCGAGAAATGCGACCTGGATCACACGATCGCATACCAGGATGGTGGGCCCACCGCGCTGTGGAACCTCGGCGATTTCTGCAAACGCCACCACACAGTGAAGCACCACACGGACTGGCACGTGCAGCAACTGCCCGGCGGGGTGCTCCGCTTCACCGCACCCACCCGCCGCACCTACATCACCCGACCACCCGGCGCCGTCAGATTCGTCCCCGACGATGTGCGACGCGCCATACGACCACCCGGATACGCCGACTCTCCCGTGCCCGAAGGCGAACCCGCACCCTTCTGA